The window CGGCGGACGCGGCGGCGTGGATCGAGGGCTTCGTCGGGGGCGGTTCCGGCGGCGGGATGCTGCTCGTGCACGACGAACGGCTCCTCGGCCTGGTGGACGCCTGGCTCACCGGGGTCCCGGCGGACGCGTTCACGGACGTACTGCCCCTGCTGCGGCGGACGTTCTCGGCGTACGAGCCGGGGGTGCGCCGGACGCTCGGCGAGCAGGTGCGGCGCGGGCCGGGGCGCCGGAGGAGCACGGTGGCCGGCGGTTCCGGCATACCCGGCTTCGCCGACGACCTCGACAGCGACCGAGCGGACGCGGTGCTCCCGGTGCTGCGGCTGCTCCTCGGCCTGGACGGCGACCGCGACCGCGACGGCGACGGCGACGGCGACGGCGACCGCGACGGCGACCGTGACCGCGACGGCGATGGCGCCCACGATGGTGATGGCCGCCGGGTGCATACCGATGACGACCTTGTGGGGGTGGCGGGATGACGACCGAACGACTGCGCGAACCGAGGCGGGTCGCCGACGCGATGGACACCGTGGTGGGCACCGGGGACGGGCGCGGTCCTGGCCGCGGGGCGCGTTCGGGCAAGCGCCCGGCGACCGTGACGGTGATGCCGCTCTGGGCCAGGCCTCGGGCGGGGGCGCGCGGATGACGAGCGGGGCGGGGACAAGGGCGGCATCAGGGGCAGAGGCGGACGCGGGGGACGACGGAGCCGGCGAACGGCTGCGACGCTGGCGGCTCGTGCTCGGCGGGGACACGGCGGACGGCACCGGGCGCACGCTCGGCGGACGGGACGCGGCGATGGACCAGGCGTTGGCCGCGCTGTACGGGAAGGGGGACAGGGCGCGGGCGGGGCAGGACCGTTCGGCGGGGCTCGGGGCGTCGGCGCCGTCCGTGGCCCGGTGGCTGGGGGACATCCGGACGTACTTCCCCTCCTCCGTCGTCCAGGTGATGCAACGGGACGCCATCGACCGGCTCGGTCTGTCCGCGCTGCTGCTGGAGCCGGAGATGCTGGAGGCGGTGGAAGCGGACGTACACCTCGTCGGCACTCTCCTGTCCCTCAACAAGGCCATGCCCGAGACGACCAAGGAGACCGCGCGGGCCGTCGTGCGGAAGGTGGTCGAGGACCTGGAGAAGCGGCTCGCGACCCGCACCCGGGCCACCCTCACCGGCGCCCTCGACCGCAGCGCCCGCGTCAACCGGCCGCGCCACCACGACATCGACTGGAACCGCACGATCGCGGCCAACCTCAAGAACTACCTGCCGGAACACCGGACGGTCGTGCCCGAGCGGCTCATCGGGTACGGGCGGGCCTCGCGGTCGGTGAAGAAGGAGGTCGTCCTCTGCATCGACCAGTCCGGGTCGATGGCGGCCTCCGTCGTCTACGCGTCGGTGTTCGGGGCGGTGCTGGCGTCCATGCGGTCCCTCAGCACCCGGCTCGTCGTCTTCGACACGGCGGTCGTGGACCTCACCGACCAGCTCGACGACCCGGTCGACGTCCTCTTCGGCACCCAGCTCGGCGGCGGCACGGACATCAACAGGGCCCTCGCGTACTGCCAGTCGCAGATCACCCGGCCCGCGGACACCGTGGTCGTGCTCGTCAGCGACCTCTACGAGGGCGGGATACGCGAGGAGATGCTGAAGCGGGTGGCGGCGATGAAGGCGTCGGGGGTGCAGTTCGTGACGCTGCTCGCGCTCTCCGACGAGGGGGCACCGGCATACGACCGCGAACACGCGGCGGCCCTCGCGGTGCTCGGCGCACCCGCGTTCGCCTGTACGCCCGACCTCTTTCCGGAGGTGATGGCGGCGGCGATCGAGAAGCGGCCGCTGCCGATACCGGACAGCGCGTGAGGGGCAGGCCGAGGACGCCGAGGGGCGGGGACGTCGGCTGTGACCGACGTGGCAGTCGGTAACCGGACAAGGGTGGTTGAAAAGAGGACATGACCACGCGTCGGTGACACGGGGCTTGCGTGACGGCGGGAGTCCCGTGCGAGGATCGGCAGCGCTTCACAGCCTTCACACGGGTGTTCGCATCTCGCGCGTCTTCGCCCCCGTGCTCCGCCGTTCCGTCGCACGGGAGGGTCCTCCCCGTCTTGACCGCAGCAGCCCCGATCCCCGGTGCCGGTGCCGTCCTGCGCGTGACGCGTGGGGCCGCCGGGCGCCGTGCGGTGCGGGTGGGACTGCTGGTGGGCGGGCTGTTCGCGCTGGGTGTTCTGTGCGGGGCGCGGGCGAGCGCGGCGGACGAGGGGGCGCCGGTTGTGTCCTCGCTCCCGGCTGCCGGTACCGCTACCGGGACCGATCGGGCCGTCCGGCCGGTCGGCGAGTCGACGGCTCGGCCCGTGACCGAGGTGAACGCTCCCTCGATCGAGGGGACCGCCGCCCTGGCCGATCGGGCCGTCCCCCTGACCGAGCGGATCGCTCGACCGGTCATGGCGGACGTCGCCCAGCCGGTGACCGACCCGGTACTGCGGCCGGTGGCCGAGCAAGTCGTGCAGCCGGTGGCCGAGCGCTTCGCACAGCCGGCCACCGCGCATGTCGTGCGGCATCTCGTGGACGACCTGGTACAGCCGGCCGTCGAGGCGGTCGTGCGGCCCGTCGTCGACGATGCCGTGCAGCCGGTCGTCCCGCCCGTGTTACGGCCGGTCACCGAAGGGTCGTCCGGGATGCCGGTGCTGCCCACGGTGCCGGGGCTTGCCGAACCGTCCGGGTGGACGACGTCGCCGGTGGAGGCTTTGCCCGTCGAGGCGACGCCGCGGGAACCGGGCCGAGCGGTGGCCGGAAACCCGGGCGCGACCGTCGACGGTGACGGCGGGACGGGTGGGCAACGGGGTTCCGTTCCCCCGTCCGTCGCGTTCGGGCCGAAGCGCGTCGTCAACGGATCGGTGCTCGTGTCGGCTCCTCGCCGCGACGCCGGGGTCGGGGACGCGCCCGTCGTGCGGGGGTCCGCGCACCGGAGCCCCGGCGGTCTTTCGACCGGTGCCCTCGGCCGCCACTCCGCTGTCGACAACGGCGGGCCCCGGCACGTGGAGGCGTCGACCGTCGCCTCGCTCGGCCGGGCGCCGCTGAGCGTCGTACCCGGCGCCCCTGCGGCCGATGTCCGGGACCGGCACCGGGACATCGCCGAGTTCCCCGGCTAGCGCCGGTCCTCTCTTCCGGAGGACGGTCGCCCTCCCCTCGCGGAGCCCTGGCTCCAGGAGGCATGGAGATCTACCGGTCGCGGCTCCACAAAAACATCCGGCCACCCCCGCGCGAAACGGGCACCGGCACCGGCAACGCCACCGGCGCCCCCGGAAGCCGACCCCGGCCCCGCCCCCGTAGGCGCGGCTGCGGGAGCGGCCACAGACAACCGACCCACGACTCGAACCCGGAACGGCCGAAAGCCGTCGGCCCGGTCCGGGCGGGAGTCGGGGACGGTGGCGGACGGTCTCCGATCGGGGAGGAGATCACCCGCCAGGGGCCCTTCGGCGTCAGTGAAGGGCCTCGTAGGGACCTCACCGGACGTACCCCCGTTCGGTGAGGTCCCGCATACGCGGCACGCGGTGCCAGTGCGGGCGGCATCATGTGACAGGTATCACCGCTCAGGTGTGACCCGCGATTTAGGGGCCTCCCGGAAGCAGCGATAACCTGCGAGACGGACATGCCGCGCGCTCGGACATCGTGTGCGCCTCCCTTGTGACTCACGGCGGACGTCACGTTGCCCTTCGCGGCACGCCCACGCATCCAACGAACCGCTAGCTCACTGATAGGGACGGACGCGCGTGGACCTGTTCGAGTACCAGGCGAGGGACCTCTTCGCCAAGCACGATGTACCGGTGCTGGCCGGTGAAGTCATCGACACGCCTGAGGCGGCTCGCGCAGCCACCGAGCGTCTGGGTGGCAAGTCCGTGGTCAAGGCCCAGGTGAAGGTCGGTGGCCGAGGCAAGGCCGGCGGCGTGAAGCTCGCGGCGACCGCCGACGAGGCGGTCGAGCACGCGACCAACATCCTCGGCATGGACATCAAGGGCCACACGGTCCACAAGGTGATGATCGCCGAGACCGCTCCCGAGATCGTCGAGGAGTACTACGTCTCGTACCTCCTCGACCGCACCAACCGCACCTTCCTCTCCATCGCCTCCGTCGAGGGCGGCATGGAGATCGAGGAGGTGGCGGCCACCCGCCCCGAGGCCGTCGCCAAGACGCCGATCGACGCCAACGAGGGTGTGACCGAGGAGAAGGCCCGCGAGATCGTCGCGGCCGCGAAGTTCCCGGCCGAGGTCGCCGACAAGATCGTGAACGTCCTCGTCAAGCTGTGGGACACCTTCATCAAGGAGGACGCCCTCCTCGTCGAGGTCAACCCGCTGGCGAAGGTCGCCTCCGGCGACGTCATCGCCCTCGACGGCAAGGTCTCCCTGGACGAGAACGCGGACTTCCGCCACCCCGACCACGAGGAGTTCGTCGACCACGCGGCCGCCAACCCCCTCGAGGCCGCGGCCAAGGAGAAGAACCTCAACTACGTCAAGCTCGACGGTGAGGTCGGCATCATCGGCAACGGCGCGGGTCTCGTCATGAGCACCCTGGACGTCGTCGCGTACGCCGGTGAGAACCACGGTGGCGTCAAGCCCGCCAACTTCCTCGACATCGGCGGTGGCGCCTCCGCCGCCGTCATGGCGAACGGCCTGGAGATCATCCTGGGCGACCCGGACGTCAAGTCCGTGTTCGTCAACGTCTTCGGTGGCATCACCGCCTGTGACGAGGTCGCCAACGGCATCGTGCAGGCGCTGCAGCTGCTCAAGGACAAGGGCGAGGAAGTCACCAAGCCCCTCGTCGTCCGCCTCGACGGCAACAACGCCGAGCTGGGTCGCAAGATCCTCTCCGACGCCAACCACCCGCTGGTCCAGCGCGTGGACACCATGGACGGCGCGGCCGACAAGGCCGCCGAGCTCGCGGCCGCGAAGTAAGGGACGAGGGACAGAACAGCCATGGCTATCTTCCTCAACAAGGAATCCAAGGTCATCGTCCAGGGCATGACCGGTGCCACGGGCATGAAGCACACCAAGCTCATGCTGGCCGACGGCACGAACATCGTCGGTGGCGTGAACCCCCGCAAGGCGGGCACGACCGTCGACGTCGACGGCACCGAGATCCCGGTCTTCGGCACCGTCGCCGAGGCGATCGAGAAGACGGGCGCGAACGTGTCCGTCCTCTTCGTACCGCCGGCCTTCGCCAAGGCCGCCGTCGTCGAGGCCATCGACGCCGAGATCCCGCTCGCGGTCGTCATCACCGAGGGCATCGCGGTCCACGACTCGGCCGCGTTCTACGCGTACGCCGGTTCCAAGGGCAACAAGACCCGGATCATCGGCCCGAACTGCCCGGGTCTGATCACCCCCGGCCAGTCGAACGCCGGCATCATCCCCGGCGACATCACCAAGCCGGGCCGCATCGGTCTCGTCTCGAAGTCCGGCACGCTGACGTACCAGATGATGTACGAGCTGCGGGACATCGGCTTCTCGTCGGCCGTCGGCATCGGTGGCGACCCGGTCATCGGCACGACGCACATCGACGCGCTCGCCGCGTTCGAGGCCGACCCCGACACCGACCTCATCGTGATGATCGGTGAGATCGGTGGCGACGCCGAGGAGCGGGCCGCCGACTACATCAAGGCGAACGTGAAGAAGCCGGTCGTCGGTTACGTCGCCGGCTTCACCGCGCCCGAGGGCAAGACGATGGGCCACGCCGGCGCCATCGTCTCCGGCTCCTCCGGTACGGCCGCCGCGAAGCAGGAGGCCCTTGAGGCCGCCGGCGTCAAGGTGGGCAAGACGCCCACCGAGACGGCCAAGCTCGCGCGCGAGATCCTCGGCGGCTGATCTTCGGCTCCGCCGAGCCTTCTGCGGGCCCGCATCCCCTGTCGGGGGTGCGGGCCCGCTGGCGTTCCCGGGGCCGGCTTCGGCCCGCGCCCCGGCTCAGTGGGCCTCCGGGTGCAGCCGTTCCGGTCCGGCGGCGGTCTCGGCCCGCAGTTTGGCCCGGAGCTTCTGCTGGGGCGGGGAGAGCGGGCCGGGGGCCGCTCGCGGAGGGACGCCGTGGATCGGGACACCCGGGGGGACCGGGGCCTCGTAGTGGTCCGGGGCCGTGTACAGCGTGAGGGCGGTGGTGGTGAGCAGGAGGGTGGTGAAGGCGATGGCGGCGTGGATCCAGCGGCGGGCGCGCAGTTCGGCCCGGGCGCGGAGGGCGGGGGGCCTGGCGGGGCCCGGACGGACGTCGCGGGGGAGCGCGGCCAGGAGGCGGCCGAGGTCGTCGGCCGCCACCGGCTCCGGGAGCCGCTCGGTGCCCCTGGTGCGGGCGTGGAGCAGCCGGCCCGCCGCGGCGGGTGTGCTCGACTCCGTCTCGGCGGCCGTGTCGGGCAGGTCGAGGCCGACGCCGTCGTAGAGGAGCAGGGTGCGGCGGTACGGGGGAGGCAGTTCGAGCAGTGCGGACAGCAGGGCGCGGTCGGTGGGGTCGGCCGGCTGCGGTTCGAGGTGCCGCCGGGGGCGGGGGCGCAGCCGGTGCCAGGGGGAAAGGGCGTACTCGTGGGCCGCCGCCCGCACCCAGCCCGCCGGGTCACGGTCGACGGCCACCTCCGGCCAGCGGTGCCAGGCGAGTTGAAAGGCCCGCTCCACCGCCTCGCGCGCGAGCCGCTGCTGCCCGGTGAGTAGATAGGTCTGCTGTACGAGGGCGGGGGCGCAGTACGCGTAGAGCGCGTCGAAGGCCTGGCCGGGTGTCAGGGGCGGCGGTGCCGGATCCGAGAGGTCGGCGTCGGCGCGGGCGGCGTCGTCCGGGCGGAGCGGCTGTCGGTACCACTCGCCTCCGTCGCGGCGTCCGTCCGGGTCACCGCGTCCGTCGTCGTCACGGTGCCCGATGGCGGCCCGGGTCCGGGGCCCACGCCCGGTCACCGGATCGCCTCCCTCAGAAGCGACCCCGGAAACGACCTCCGTTGGACCGATCTGCGTACGAAAAAGCACATAAGAACATATTGGGCGACACGTGCAGGAATCCTCCGTTACGCACCTGAAGCGCGTGTCGTTGGGAGCATGGCCGACGTGACACACGCGACCGACCCGAACGACCCGGCCGCGGGGCCGGGCCAGCACCCCGTCGGCCACGGCCGGTCGGCGCCTCCCACGGCCTCCGGGGTGCCCCCGAGGCCCGTGGCCTCCACGCCGTCCCTGTACTCGTCCGCGCCCCGGTCGCCGTTGTCGCCGCTGCTCCGGCGGGCGCGGCGGCGGTCCTCCGAGCTCGTCGCCGGGGTGCTGGGCGGGGCGCTGGCGGCAGGACTCGGACTGGGGGCGTTCGTCGCCCTCGTGACCGTGCTGTGGATCAGTTCGCCGTACCCGGACAGCGGGCCCGGCGGGGCACTGCACGTGGCGGCGGCGCTGTGGCTGCTCTCCCACGGCGTGGAACTCGTCCGCACCGACACGCTCTCCGGCGCCCCCGCGCCGGTCGGCCTCGTCCCGCTCTTCCTGCTCGCCCTGCCGGTGGTCCTGCTGCACCGATCGGCCCGCGACCACGCGGGCGACGGTTCCGGGGTGAGTGCTCGTGCGACGTGGGCCGGGCTCGTCATCGGTTACGTGACCGTCGGAGCGGCGGTCACGCTCTACGCCTCGGGCGGAGTGCTGCGGCCGTCGTGGTGGTGGGCCGTGCTGTGCGTGCCGCTGCTGGCGGCGCTCGCGGCGGGTACAGGGGTGTGGGCGGCGCGCGGGCGCCCCCGGCTGCCGCTGCCCACGCTCCTCGGCGGCGCCCCGAGGACGGAGTACCGACGGCAGGTCGCGGCGGCCGCCGGACGCGCCGCCGGGGCGGGCATGCTCGTGCTGGGCGGTGGTGGCGCTCTGCTGGTGGCCGTCTCCCTGGTGTGGCACGGCGGCGCGGCCCGCGCCTCCTTCCTCCAGCTCACCGAGGGGCTGTCCGGGCGGTTCGCCGTACTGCTCCTCTGCCTCGCCCTCGTCCCGAACGCGGCGCTGTGGGCGGCGGCCTATGCCCTCGGCCCCGGCTTCGTGCTGGGCGCCGGACACACCGTCGCCCCGCTGGAGGTGGCCGCCCCGGCAGTCCTTCTGCCCCCGTTTCCGCTGCTCGCGGCGGTCCCGGCGGGCGGGGGCATGTCCGTGTACTGGGTGGTGGGGGCGGTGCCGCTGGCCGCGGGGGTGACGGTCGGCTGGTTCACCGCGGCGCGGGCGGCCGCCGACCGGACGGCGCCGTGGTCCGCGGGGCGCACGGTCGTCGCGACCCTCCTCGCGGCCCTCCTGTCCGCCGTCGCCTTCGCCGTCCTCGCCCTCCTCGCCGGCGGGCCCCTCGGAGTGGCCGCGCTGACGGCCTTCGGACCGGTGTGGTGGCAGGCCGGCGGTGCGGCCGGGGCCTGGGTGGGTGTGGTGGGGCTGCCGGTGGCCCTGGTCGCGCGGTGGTGGCGGACGAGGCTCCGGACGAGGACGGACGCGTCCGGGGGGACCGGCCGGACGAGGACGTCGGCGGTGCCCGTGGCCAGGGAGGCGGGTGGGGCGGGGCAGGGGAAGACTCCGGGGGAGGCCGTGGGCGAGGGGACCGGACGGCGGAAGCGGTCGGGGGCGGCCGGAGTGTTCCGGCGCGGGGCGAGCGCCATCGGAGACGGGCCAACTGCCGGTGACACACCGGGCGGGCCCCGAACCGCATCCCGAACCGATTTCCGCACCGCCTCATCCCGAACCGATGCCCGAACCGATTCCCCCACTGGGTCCCGTACCGGGTCCCGGGCGGCCATGGGGCGGTCGACGGCGCCCCTCTCCGAGCCGCAACCTCATCCGCAGTCTCAGCCGCTCCCGAAGCGCCGCCGTCGATTCCCGACGTGGTTCACGGGAGCGAAGCACCGCCCGGTCGGGCCGTCGATCCCGGCCGACTCCTCGCCCGCCGTCGAGACCGGCGCCCCCGCCCCCGCCACGGACACCGCCCCCGACGCCGCCACCGGCACCGGTCCCGGCCCGGGACTCGGTAGTACCAGGGCCCTCACGCATGCCCCCAGCCACCCCAGCGCCCTCGCCACCGATGACACCCATGACACGGATCACACCGATCACACCGATCACACCGATTCCACCGACGCCCTGACGTCGTACGCCGCCGTCGATCCGTACGCCGACGAGTCCGCCGCCGTACCCCCGCCCGTCCGGGACCCCGACTCCCGCGCGGCCCGCTGGGCGGCGCTGCGCGAGGTGTCCGCACTCGACCGGGGCGCCCGGGACGACCGGGAACCCACCCCGCCCCCGCCCCCCAGCCGGGAGGAACCCGTATGACGAACCGAAGGCGCGCCGCCGATGACCATCGACGGCGCGCCTTCGCGCAGCTCTGCCCGGGGCGCTCCTACTGCGCGCCCAGAATCTGCCGCAGCGGGCCCTCCGGCAGGAGCTCCTTGCAGGCCTTCGCGGAGGTGGTCGTCAGGGAGTCGTTGACGCAGGTGTAGTAGTCCCGGTACACGAACTGGGCCGTGAAGGTGATGGCGACGATGGCGAGGGCGATCGTCGAGGTCACGAGGCCGCTGATGGCAGCCGTCCGCTGGGGCCGGCCGCTCGGCTCGGGTGCCGCCGGCCGGTCCGGGTCCGGGGTGGCGGGCTTGGCGCGCAGGGCGCTGACGGCCCAGTACACGGCCAGGGAGCCGAGCAGCAGGGCGACGTACGTCCAGGCGAAGAGGGCGAAGAAGAAGGCCCACATGCCGCAGAGCAACGAGTACCGCGCGCGGCGCTGGGCGGGGTCCGTCGGGTCCCAGCGCAGGCCGCTGCCCGGACCGCCCTCGGGGCCCTGGCCGGAGCCGCCGGGTCCACCCGGACCGCCCTGGCCCCCGGCGCCCTGACCGAAGGGTCCGCCGGACGAGCGGCCGGGCTGCCGGTCGCTCCACTGACTGCCCCACGGCGAGTGACCACCACCGCGCCCGGCTTCGTCGTCGGCACCCTGGCCGTCGGGCCGGCGTGGCCGCCACGGCCGGTCGGGCGAGCCCTCGGGCGGCGGCGCGAACGGGTTGTCGTCCGAAGCGCCTGCGCCCTGGCCCCGCCCGGGCTGCCCGGACTGCTCGGGGGTGTCCTCGCTCTCGCGCGGAGGCGTGGGCGAAGAACTCCGCTCGCGCAGCAGGAGCGGAGGAAGGCGGAAACTGCGGTCCGGCATCAGGAGTGCGTCTTCCCCTTGGTGAGTACGGCGGTGAAATCTACTGGTAGCGCATGAGCTGTCACTCCTTGAACGCCACACACGCCGACCGCGTTCCCGAGCCCACTCCTGGCAGACGCTACCTTCCGGCCACGCCCCCGTCCCACGGGGGCCGTCCGGTGTGCCGGTATCGTTGCTGACGGTCGGCCGCTTCGTAGACTTCCCCGTATCGGGGGACGCGAAGCATTCGTATGAAAGTACAAGTGCACGTGCGAGTACGGCGGACCTGAACGTTCTCCTGCGGAACCCGCAGAGGCAGTACCCGTAGAAGCAGCACCCGTAGAAGCAGTACCCGTAGAAAGGGCCCCACCGTGGCCGCCAAGCCCGTGGCCAAGCGCCTCGTCGTGTTGGTCTCCGGATCCGGCACCAACCTCCAGGCGCTGCTGGACGCCATCGCCGCGGCCGGTGTCGAGGCCTACGGCGCCGAGATCGTGGCCGTCGGAGCCGACCGCGGTGGCATCGAGGGGCTCGCCCGCGCCGAGCGCGCCGGGCTGCCGACCTTCGTGTGCCGGGTCAAGGACCACGCGACGCGTGACGAGTGGGACGCGGCGCTCGCCGACGCCGTCGCCGCGTACGAGCCGGATCTCGTCGTCTCCGCAGGGTTCATGAAGATCGTGGGGAAGCGGTTCCTGGCGCGGTTCGGCGGGCGGTTCGTCAACACCCACCCGGCCCTCCTCCCCAGTTTCCCGGGGGCCCACGGCGTGCGGGACGCGCTCGCGTACGGCGCCCGGGTCACCGGCTGCACCGTCCACTTCGTCGACGACGGCGTCGACACCGGGCCGATCATCGCGCAGGGCGTGGTGGAGGTCCGGGACGAGGACGACGAGAGCGCTCTGCACGAGCGCATCAAGGAAGTCGAGCGAAGGCTGCTCGTCGATGTCGTGGGGCGGCTCGCCCGCAACGGCTATCGCATTGAGGGACGAAAGGTAGTTATCCAGTGACCGCCGACAGCACTGTCACGGCCGGCCAGAGCGGCACGAGCGACCAGCGGGTCATCCGTCGCGCGCTCGTCAGTGTCTACGACAAGACGGGCCTCGAAGACCTCGCGCGCGGCCTGCACGAGGCGGGCGTCGAACTCGTCTCCACCGGGTCCACCGCCGGGCGTATCGCCGCTGCCGGTGTCCCCGTCACCAAGGTCGAGGAGCTGACCGGCTTCCCCGAGTGCCTGGACGGCCGGGTCAAGACCCTGCACCCCAAGGTGCACGCGGGCATCCTCGCCGACCTGCGCCTGGAGGACCACCGGCGCCAGCTCGCCGAGCTGGGCGTCGAGCCGTTCGACCTCGTCGTCGTGAACCTCTACCCGTTCCGGGAGACCGTCGCCTCCGGCGCCACCCCCGACGAGTGCGTCGAGCAGATCGACATCGGCGGCCCCTCGATGGTCCGCGCCGCCGCCAAGAACCACCCCTCCGTCGCGGTCGTCACCAGCCCCGCCCGGTACGCCGACGTCCTCGCGGCCGTGCAGCACGGCGGCTTCGACCTGACCACCCGCAAGCGGCTCGCGGCCGAGGCCTTCCAGCACACGGCCGCCTACGACGTGGCGGTGGCCTCCTGGTTCGCGTCCTCGTACGCGCCGGCCGACGACTCGCAGTTCCCCGACTTCCTCGGGGCGACCTGGGAGCGCGCGCACACCCTGCGCTACGGCGAGAACCCGCACCAGCCGGCCGCGCTCTACGTTTCCGGGACCGGCGGTCTCGCCGAGGCCGAGCAGCTGCACGGCAAGGAGATGTCGTACAACAACTACACGGACACGGACGCCGCGCGCCGTGCCGCGTACGACCATGACGAGCCCGCCGTCGCGATCATCAAGCACGCGAACCCGTGCGGGATCGCGGTCGGCGCGGATGTCGCCGAGGCGCACCGCAAGGCGCACGCGTGCGACCCGCTGTCGGCGTTCGGCGGTGTGATCGCGGTCAACCGGCCGGTCTCGAAGGAGATGGCCGAGCAGGTCGCCGAGATCTTCACCGAGGTGATCGTCGCGCCCGACTACGAGGACGGCGCGCTGGAGGCCCTCGCGAAGAAGAAGAACATCCGGGTGCTGAAGGCGCCGGGCGCGCCCGCCGCCCCGGTCGAGGTCAAGCCCGTCGACGGCGGCGCTCTCCTCCAGGTGACCGACCGGCTCCAGGCCGACGGTGACGACCCCGCCCACTGGACCCTGGCCACCGGGGACGCCCTGTCCGCCGACGAGCTGGCCGAGCTGGCGTTCGCCTGGAAGGCCTGCCGCGCGGTCAAGTCCAACGCGATCCTGCTGGCCAAGGACGGCGCCTCGGTGGGCGTCGGGATGGGCCAGGTCAACCGTGTCGACTCCGCCAAGCTCGCCGTCGAGCGCGCCGGGGCCGAGCGCGCGCGGGGCGCGTACGCCGCCTCCGACGCGTTCTTCCCCTTCCCGGACGGGCTGGAGATCCTGACCGCGGCCGGAGTCAAGGCCGTGGTGCAGCCGGGCGGTTCGGTCCGTGACGAGCTGGTCGTCGAGGCCGCGCAGAAGGCGGGCGTGACGATGTACTTCACGGGGACGCGGCACTTCTTCCACTGATCGGCTGCACTGATCGGCTGCACTGATCGGCTCCACCGAGCGCCGCGCCGATGGCGTGAGCCGAAGACGTGAGCCGATGGCGTGAGACGAAGGGTCCGTCGGGTACACCGGCGGACCCTTCGGCGTGTCCGCCTGGGGCGGGAGCATGCGGAATGGCCGATACCCCGGTGCACAGGCGTGGGCTCCGCTGCGAGGGTCGAGAGGTCCGTTCCGTCGACAGGGACTCAGGGGGTCGGTCATGCGCACCAGGGCGAGTGGTTCACGCCGGGCGGCGGCCGTAGGGGCGGTGCTCGCCGTCGCGTTCGGTACGGGGATGAGCGGCGCCACGGCCGCGAGCGCCGCCGGGGACGAGGCGGTGGTGCCCTGTCTCCGCGGGTACGTCTGCCTCCAGCCGCTGCTCGGCGCCCAGCCGGTCATGGTGAGAGAGGGCGACCGGGCCACGTACAGCCCGGCCCTGCGGGTCACCGCGGTCGTCAACGCCACGAACACGCCCTACTGCGTCGGCGGCACCCTGAGCTATCCGCTCGGGCCCGGCCAGACGCAGAGCTACGACCACGGCGTGAACCAGCTGTCACCGGCGAGCGGCAGCTTCTGCCCGCTCTGACACACCGAGGGCCGTGCCCCCGCGTACGGGAGGCACGGCCCCTCGGGTGCGGTGCCCGGCGCTCAGTAGCGCGGGCGGTTGAACCACGCCTTGCCGTTGGCGTTGCCGACGAAGACGGCTATCAGGATGCCCAGCACCAGGTGGACCAGGCCGATCAGGATGAACGGGAAGACGCCCAGGACCGCGGTGATGATGCCGAAGACCAGGGTGGCGACGCGTACGCCGTTGCCGCCGGACTTGAACTTCACGGCCATCATGACCGCGTAGACGAGCCAGGCCGCCGCGAATA is drawn from Streptomyces bottropensis ATCC 25435 and contains these coding sequences:
- the purH gene encoding bifunctional phosphoribosylaminoimidazolecarboxamide formyltransferase/IMP cyclohydrolase produces the protein MTADSTVTAGQSGTSDQRVIRRALVSVYDKTGLEDLARGLHEAGVELVSTGSTAGRIAAAGVPVTKVEELTGFPECLDGRVKTLHPKVHAGILADLRLEDHRRQLAELGVEPFDLVVVNLYPFRETVASGATPDECVEQIDIGGPSMVRAAAKNHPSVAVVTSPARYADVLAAVQHGGFDLTTRKRLAAEAFQHTAAYDVAVASWFASSYAPADDSQFPDFLGATWERAHTLRYGENPHQPAALYVSGTGGLAEAEQLHGKEMSYNNYTDTDAARRAAYDHDEPAVAIIKHANPCGIAVGADVAEAHRKAHACDPLSAFGGVIAVNRPVSKEMAEQVAEIFTEVIVAPDYEDGALEALAKKKNIRVLKAPGAPAAPVEVKPVDGGALLQVTDRLQADGDDPAHWTLATGDALSADELAELAFAWKACRAVKSNAILLAKDGASVGVGMGQVNRVDSAKLAVERAGAERARGAYAASDAFFPFPDGLEILTAAGVKAVVQPGGSVRDELVVEAAQKAGVTMYFTGTRHFFH
- the purN gene encoding phosphoribosylglycinamide formyltransferase, which produces MAAKPVAKRLVVLVSGSGTNLQALLDAIAAAGVEAYGAEIVAVGADRGGIEGLARAERAGLPTFVCRVKDHATRDEWDAALADAVAAYEPDLVVSAGFMKIVGKRFLARFGGRFVNTHPALLPSFPGAHGVRDALAYGARVTGCTVHFVDDGVDTGPIIAQGVVEVRDEDDESALHERIKEVERRLLVDVVGRLARNGYRIEGRKVVIQ